Below is a genomic region from Mus caroli chromosome 13, CAROLI_EIJ_v1.1, whole genome shotgun sequence.
tcaattagtgatcaaggggaaaggccccttgtgggtgggaccagctctgggctggtagtcttggttctataagagagcaggctgagcaagccaggagaggcaagtcagtaaagaacataatctccatggcctctgcatcagctcctgcttcatgccctgcttgagttccagtcctgattttccttggtgatgaacagcagtacgaaagtgtaagccaaataaaccctttcctccccaacttgtttcatggtcatgatgtttgtgcaggaatagaaaccctgactaagacagccacctTTTCAACTGCTGTTCATCATGGCTACCATTTCCAGTGTGTGTATTCATGAACTTCTTCATCTTTTCCCCCACTTTTTTCAAGGGAGTTCTGAATGTGTGAGGCTTCTTATTGACGTCGGGGCCAACCTGGAAGCCCACGATTGCCATTTTGGGACGCCTCTACATGTTGCCTGTGCCCGGGAGCATTTGGACTGTGTGAAAGTGTTGCTCAATGCAGGTATGTTGCTGTTTGCCCAAGCTACTATTTACCTGAGTGGATAACTTAGCTGCACAATACTAGCAGATGGCTGGGTAGCAGAAGCAGATAGACAGGTTCTTCCACTTCACAGGGAGATCTTGGCTTTGGCCTCTGTGTCTATGAAACTGGAAAAGTAAAACTTATTTTCCCATGTGTTGGGAATATTCTCAATAATGTTTTTATAATGCCTGGTATACAGTCATTGCTCAGTAAATGCATCTGattactgtctgtctctgtgtgtgtgtgtgtgaaagagagggagggagggagggagggagggagggagagagagagagagagagagagagagagagagagagagaggtatatgggtgcctgcagagtccagaagagggagggtattaggtccctggagctggagttataggcagttgtgaggaCAGCATTTCTCAGTTTGTCAGCACATTACACTTTAAGGCTCTTTGGTAGCTTTTTCAGAAGAGTGAAGTCTCCTTTCCAAGTGTCACCAGTGTACCTCCCCTGACACTCCACTGGCTTAAACTAGGTCTTATCCTTATAGTCCAGCTTTGTCAAATTTAGAAGGAAAGGGATTATACTACCCTGGAGCTATGGGTGGGTCTGTCTTCCCCAATTTTTTCATTGTGTACTTTTTCATTGTGAAGTATTTCCATCCTGTatagaagctgagagaagtagCATGGTCCCGTGGACTCACATTAGCTTTACAAAATCAATGAGATTCTAAGCTACTGAGGCTGAGCCATAAACCTGTTGGAGAACCTAAGAGAGCCACATTCCACATCTTCTGGAAAACATTCGGCAGGTGCTTGTGCAGTGACGTCAAAGGTCCTGGCTCTGCTGGCGGATCTATGACATATATGAAGTGGTCATACTGTACTCCACAGGTGGACAAAGAGGTGGCTGCTCCTTTCCTTTTTGTAGGTAGAGATGCTGAGTTAAGGAATTAGATTGTTAAGGAATTAGATTGTGTTTGCAGAGGAAGAGAGCTGGTGGGATCAAAGTCCACTTGTTAAGTAACTTTTCACCTGATCACTAACAGTAAATATTTAAACTCTTCTGGAAGGGTCCAGAGGTGGCAGATGTGGATTAATTACACTTCCATCTCCTTGGCAGAGCCCATGTTCCTGGGCACTGGGTCACTTGTGCTGATGGCCCAGGTTTGTGGCCATTTTCAGCTGTGTGCTAGGGTGTGTTAGGGCAATCCTcacttctctggcttctgttttaCTCCAAATCTCATTAATCCTATTTTGTTTTGAAGTGAAGATTTTGGTAATGAGCCAGCTTTGACTTACTTCTTTCTCTGAAGCATGGGATTGGCCAGAAGAAGCTGGTTGTCTTTGATATGTTAATTAATATCATATAATATTAATCTAGAAATATTTTGAGCGGATAGACCAGACAGCAGACCAGGCCAAGGTGGTTCTACATGGGAGAGGTTTATTGAGCAGGGATAGGGGGGTGGCCGAAGCGGGTAAAagggcagagaagaagaaaaagagagaaagagggggtagagaagaaagagaagagagagagagagagagagagagagaagagagcaaggaggggggtGATTCCCTAATTTATACGGAAAATGACATCACACCGGTGAGGGTGGGAACTGAGCCAAGTGGATTGTGGAATTGAGGGTTGTCCTGGCAACGCAGGTCAAAGGTCACATAGTTAGGCCGAGGCTTGGAGTGTCCTGGTGCTAACAGTCTTACCATCTCCCTGCTTGGCCAAGACATGAAATGACCATTGTGCCACAAAGTCCCTCTCCCGACATTCTTTCCTCATCTCCTTCTGCTACTGCTCCAGCTTTCTAACAAAAATTCTGTTGGTGTTGGCGGGTCTCTTGCCGCAGTCTAACCTCtattgggtctcctatctgtggGGAAGAACTTTCTGGTTGCAGGTGAGCAAGGGTCAGcgagaattgacagacagacccAGACGTGAGAGAGTGTGCtaaatctgaatgtatttttgtcCAAACAAcgccagacttttaatacagaattaAAACAAGAAATCCAGGTGAACACATCCGTCAAGTTatgttgacacaaaacaaaaagaatctttTGAAAGATCAAGTTACATTGACACAAATcaaaaagaatctttttaaaGATGATGGGAGCCAGGCTGCGTTTACCACTGAGCATAGGAACAGCTCTTAATTAAAAAGATCAGCTaggtgagggtgtgtgtgtgtgtgtgtgtgtgtgtgtgtgtggtggtggtggtggcgcacacctttaatcccagcactcgggaggcagaggcaggtggatttctgagttcgaggccagcctggtNNNNNNNNNNNNNNNNNNNNNNNNNNNNNNNNNNNNNNNNNNNNNNNNNNNNNNNNNNNNNNNNNNNNNNNNNNNNNNNNNNNNNNNNNNNNNNNNNNNNNNNNNNNNNNNNNNNNNNNNNNNNNNNNNNNNNNNNNNCAGCTAAAGATCAGCTAAACCctggagccaggtgaatgctctgatgcaatgctagtctattgttaaacccaccaccagttCTTTAGTAAATACTTGATTTTGCTAGTCCTCTGGGCCTAATGAACCTCATGCTTGACAActcacctatttcctaggccattgtgtattcctgtgtttgggtgtgacttggctattgtcctaagtaattactatgcagactagccctgagcttttctagctctgtttcaaataaattgtaatgcctaattagtttcactgtctctactagaagtgaatttgaatgttactgaataggtaacattcttactaaattccaagctcagggtcggcTTCAAGGACtgtctaggacattggaacactggtggacgcttagctatatgtcaaaatcaatccttaaaggcacttataataaaacaatactgaaagagagcacatggatccatacatcAGGCTAACgtggggacagggtttgagtatatggGCTATTAGAATGTCAAgattcgggctggtgagatggctcagtgggtaagagcacccgactgctcttccaaaggtccagagttcaaatcccagcaaccacatggtggctcacagccatcagctacgagatctggcgccctcttctggaatgtctgaagacagctacagtgtacttacatataataataaataaataaatcttaaaaaaaaaaaaaaaaaaaaaagaatgtcaagaTTCCAGGAGActgtttccttgaaactctttgcctcgtgactGCTTCCAGGCGTTTAGGCCTGTAAtgtgtgtcactactggagtggatgtagcagtctCTCACTATTCCCATTTTCATTCACACTAGTTGGGCCTAGATGCATTGCTGTGTGCACACTGGAACTGATGTTTTCAGTCAGTTTCCCTCCTCATTGACCCTCCTTTCTATCCAGCCAAAGAATGCCAAGAGTGgtgctggggctggaaagatggcttagctgttaaaaGTATACTGTCCATCTATactgggatatgatgccctcttctggcatgtaggtgtacatgcagatagagctctcagatacataaagtaaataattttttttttttttttttaaagaattatttactttGGGAAGGCCACTTTGGAAGAGTCCAAAAACTTATCAAAGAGCCATGGTAGCCAACAGCAAGGAAGGAGGGGTGGATGTTCTAGATCTTTCctacttcttctttctctccaaccTTGAGGAAGCCTTTTGCTTCCTTGTGCCTCTTTCTCCATCGTTAAAAAATCAAGATAATCCCATCCTTTCCTGGTTGGCTCTTGCCAGAATATTGGAAGAATCAATAAGAAAAAGCCATTAAATTCTGTGAGCTCTACAATTTGATTTTCATTACAAATCATGTCTCCAGCATGAGAAAATTGTTTGTGTATGATGATTACAGCAGTGTGAAAAATATTTACTCCTGTAAGCTGGTATTGAAAGGAAAGCATCTGAGGCAAGAGAGTGATAGAAGTGTTGGCCAGGTTTTTCCATACTGCCCTTTCATGGCACTCTGTAGCTCCTCTGTGTTGTAACTCAAGCCTTCTCCTTTTAGGAGGAAACAGTCAGTCCCTGGTGACGTGAGGTCTCTGGATTCTGCCAGGGAGAATAGAAAGAGTGTTCTCAGGACCACATCGTGGCCATTGGGATAACACAGCTCTTAATCCCTTTAGAGGATTAAGCAGATTTTAAAGCAGAAAGTAGGGTTTTCCAGCTAGGAGCAAAGGAACCAACATCTAAAATGACCACTAAACACTGGCACATTGCCAGCATAGCTCTGATTTTATGACCTTGGCTTGAAACTGTAATTTGGGCAATTTGTGGATGCTAAGATATTTgcttggtttctttaaaatactttaatctTTTCCTATTAATTGTTAGTGATTAATTCTTTACTGGTTCAGGAGGAGACTTCAAAGACATTAACATCTTCTTCCAAACAAGCTCTGAGGCCTTAGAAAATCATTATATAGAACTGGTGATTGCTATGTATCAAGAAGGACATTTCACATaggccctttttttttaaaaatcaaaatttaaaaattttaaacatttactttaaattttttaatttattgtaatTGTATGCATATAGTTTCAGGTGTGCACGCCAAAGTGCACGCATGGCAGTTGGAGGTCAGACGGCTTTGAggaatttgttcttttcttccctctctttgtgggttctggggatccagctCAGTTTACTGGGTTTGTGCTAGACCATCTTGCaagccttgaaaaaaaatttttttaatgtattttaaaatgctgaattTAGCCATATTGCCCTGGAAGTGCCTGCTCTGGTTTGATCTCAGAAACTAAGCAAGATCAGACACAGTTAGAGTTGGAGGGGAGACCTAGGAAACCAATGGCTGTAGGGTCAGAATGCTGTATCCAGCTTCTAATCCCTTGAATCTTTCTGTGTCCCCCCAGGGAGATGAGGGGAGTGGAGTGAGTTCAGAGCTAACCTTTAAGCAGAttatctgtttcttctttatCTCTCCCAGTGTATAAAAGAGTATATTTAaggaattttcattcttttatccaGCCAGTTAGTTTTTGAGGCCAACATGCCTGTGACAGAGCAGCTGTGTCACCCGTGTCTGTGTCCACAGGATAAGCCTCTGGAAATCTAGGGACCTATGAGAACAGACTACAGCATTCCTGAGAACAAACATTTAACCTGTTGAGAAGCCCTTTActttgctgtgtgtatgtgtgtgtgtgttttgctttttggggATATatcacatatgatatatatatatatatatatatatatatatatatatatatatatacttatacaatatatattaaattatgtcttttatatatacattatatatcttATATGTATAATGTAACCCTCACTTTGATAAGGAAAACAATAAGTTTTAATCTTGAATTATGAGATGGTACAGTGGagtctgttattttgttttctgggcgGGAATTGCTTTTGCTGTCTGACAAAGGGTGATGTGTAGGTCAGTCTTCCTCTTGGTTCCACACGCTCCCCTTGGTGACAGACATTCTCTGCTGTGGTTCTCCAGGGGCCAATGTGAACGCAGCGAAACTTCATGAGACTGCGCTTCATCATGCAGCCAAGGTAAAGAACGTTGACCTCATCGAGATGCTCATAGAGTTTGGAGGCAACATCTACGCCCGGGACAACCGGGGCAAGAAGCCCTCGGACTACACGTGGAGCAGCAGTGCCCCAGCCAAGTGCTTTGAGTACTATGAAAGTAAGCCAGGTTCTGTTGTGCAGATACTCCCATATCCCATGCTGCCAGGAACCACTATCATTCAACCTGGGTCCCCAGTTTGCTAGTTCTTGAATTTATGCTGACTGCTTTGAGCTGaggtctgagttcctgtccttgaTCACTAGGATGTACTAGGAATACTTCTGTCCCTGGGGACTGTATGTGCTGAAGCATCAGCTCTTGTTATGTTCCTGTAGCCTATGGGTCCACTGAGGAAAGGAGCCTAGAGTTCATGAGCTAGCTGCTAGCACCTCCCTGGATTAAACCCTTGGCCCATGCCTGACTTAGCTGGATAGGTGACAAATAGGCCTCTTAGTCACAAATCAGTTCTTTGCTAAGCCTATTTGCTAGGCAGTCCATGTCAAAAACAAATCAACGACACCtcccacaaaacaaaagaccCCTGTCTCTAAAGATCCAACCCCATGAGATGAAACCCCTGTGGATATTACTGTGATGTTATTGCCTGGCTTCTTGCAGCTGGTACCTGGCTATCTGACTTTTCAGAGATGACATATGATCCATCCTAACACGTGGGCTCTTCCAGTTCTACCTCCGCAGGTTACAGGGTGTGCTTCTTCTAGAAACCTTTCTCATGCATTTCCTTGATCCTTTTCCTCCAGAGACACCTCTTAGCCTCTCACAGCTCTGCAGGGTGAGCCTGAGGAAGGCCACCGGTGTCCGAGGACTAGAGAAAGTCGCCAAGTTGAACATCCCTCCCCGGCTCATCGACTACCTTTCCTACAACTGAGCTGCAGGCAGGGGGCCGGAAAGGCTGATGGCTGGCCCAGTTTTCACCTTGCTATGCCTAGCCCTGGGCTCTAAAGAGATTCTGCCTGTTTCTCTGAAACACTATCATTGCTGTAGATTGGTTGATGCTCCTTCGTGTTCCTTCTGGTTGTCctttttgatgtcttcttctgaaCCCCAGAGAAGATCCCTGAAGTCCCAGAAGGCCAGTGTCTGTCATCACAGTTGTGGATGTAACCCTTGCTAGGCTTCTGGAACAAACGTAGTCTTTCTAGGACAGGCTCAGTTCTCCGTGTTTCTTTTTTCACCGGCCACCCTCAAATAGAGATAGTTCAAGGTGCACAGGGGAATCTGGGGACTCAGAATGCTGATGTCGATGGTTTTTATCTGGGTGCCATTCCACAGAAGCATCAGGTTCTAAGCACTTGACCCTGTGGACTGAGACACTACTCTGCTGCATCGTGCCATTTGGATAGTTTTTCTGGGGCAGCAGCTGGCACTTTCCAAGGTCTACCTTCACCCAGGTATATCACTCAGGGGCTTTACAGATCAGACTTTGTACCCCCACATcaagcagtgttttttttttgggggggatgacTGTCTCCAATATTAGGACTCAAATCTGTTTAAAAAGTTTATGTtggagcctggagagatagcttgggGCTAGAGTttaatttccagaacccacataaggcAGCTTACAATGGCCCGttacttcagctccaggggatccaacatcctcttctggcctcctcaagcactcagacatgtatgtgcacacacacacacacagataaataaattaaaatcttttaaaaagttggagAACCTttagatgtgtatatatacatatatacacatacattcatatatatgttgtAACAAGATTTGTAATAAGCAATGcaaacaatataaacaatagcTAATATGAAAGTGCAAAACTTTATCCAGATGAGAATGAAATTCTTTAGCCAAAGCAGGAAAAGGGGTCGCAATTCCTTCCTATAGTGATAACAATGAGTTCTGTACATTGTGGGTGAAATACTAAGTCTTGCATTCAGACTGAACTTTCCTGATTGACATTCTGTATTTTAACAATACTGATAATACCCCACATACAGTAGAAAGAATTAGAGAATTTTCCAGTAGTCATTCTCTACTGAGAAAAGCCACCTTCTTTCTGTCGGTCTTAGGTACAAGTTCTGAGGAAATCCATGTTTTTGCATGGAATAGTAATAGCAGTTATTTTCAGAAAGGCACTGGAGTCTGTCTCTTTTGTCTTTGTAACAGAATCTTGCCTCTAGCAATAAAACCCAATAACAGCCCATCTGCTATATCTTTTGGTAGAGAATAAAGTTCTCTCACCATTATTGTCCAATAAAAGTGGTTGGATGAAGTTTGTCCCTGTGTCTTATTTTTGGGGACAGTCCTGCCAGGACAGGCTTCATACTGTGTGAGATGAGAGAAGTCAGTCCCTGTCCTAGGCACCTGATGACTAGGATTTTGGGTCCTTGTCCACTCttgcttttcctttatttttttgagacagggtctcactatgtagctctagatgtcctggagagatggctcattggttaagagcactggctgctctttcaaccgtcctgagttcaattccc
It encodes:
- the Asb13 gene encoding ankyrin repeat and SOCS box protein 13; amino-acid sequence: MEPRAGDGCFLGDVGFWVERTPVHEAAQRGESLQLQQLIDSGACVNQVTVDSITPLHAASLQGQAQCVQLLLAAGAQVDARNIDGSTPLCDACASGSIECVKLLLSYGAKVNPPLYTASPLHEACMSGSSECVRLLIDVGANLEAHDCHFGTPLHVACAREHLDCVKVLLNAGANVNAAKLHETALHHAAKVKNVDLIEMLIEFGGNIYARDNRGKKPSDYTWSSSAPAKCFEYYEKTPLSLSQLCRVSLRKATGVRGLEKVAKLNIPPRLIDYLSYN